One Pyrus communis chromosome 13, drPyrComm1.1, whole genome shotgun sequence genomic window carries:
- the LOC137713903 gene encoding mogroside IE synthase-like isoform X2, whose protein sequence is MENRIGQVIVVAYPAQGHINPLLQFAKRLASKGLKTTLATTPYTIKSIYAPTVRIEPISDGYNQSGFNQAPSLAAYLDSFKTVGSKTLAELILKLNASAGSPPVSCIVYDSLFPWALDVAKEFKIYGAVFLTVSASVSSMFWRVVNRGLSLLTLQETDDGRGLVNMPGLPPLAPSELPIFLSQPESETHSPYIALILEKYSRLEENDCIFCNSFQELETEGLWPLVMVGPMVPSAYLDQQMEGDIAYGASLWEPKADQCMKWLEEKALKSVVYVSFGSMAEIAAKQVEEIAWGLKASGLNFLWVVKDPEEKLPDEFLESVGQAGLVVPWCNQVEVLGHRSVGCFVTHGGWNSTLEGLSLGVPMVVMPQWSDQPTNAKFLELWGVGVRVQKNEEGIVSREEIEMCVREVMGGERSGEIKRNALKWREAAKRSVSVGGNSDDNINEFVAKLSMPKEG, encoded by the exons atGGAGAACCGAATAGGGCAAGTAATTGTGGTCGCATATCCAGCTCAAGGCCACATAAACCCACTCCTCCAATTTGCCAAACGCTTAGCCTCCAAAGGCCTAAAAACCACCCTAGCCACCACCCCTTACACCATCAAATCCATCTACGCACCCACCGTACGAATCGAACCCATCTCCGACGGCTACAATCAAAGCGGATTCAACCAAGCACCAAGCCTAGCAGCCTACCTAGACTCATTCAAAACGGTTGGCTCGAAAACCCTAGCAGAGCTCATACTGAAGCTCAATGCCTCAGCAGGCTCACCACCTGTCAGTTGTATTGTGTATGATTCGCTGTTTCCATGGGCACTTGATGTGGCCAAGGAGTTTAAAATCTACGGAGCTGTATTTTTAACCGTCTCAGCCTCTGTCTCCTCCATGTTCTGGCGTGTCGTAAATCGCGGTCTGTCGTTGCTTACGTTGCAAGAAACTGATGATGGTCGGGGTTTGGTGAATATGCCTGGCCTTCCTCCACTTGCTCCTTCTGAGCTGCCAATTTTTCTTTCACAGCCTGAGAGTGAGACTCACTCTCCTTATATTGCTCTGATCCTGGAGAAGTATAGCAGGCTGGAGGAAAATGATTGTATCTTCTGTAATTCTTTCCAAGAGTTGGAAACTGAG GGTCTATGGCCCCTGGTGATGGTGGGGCCCATGGTGCCATCGGCCTACCTGGATCAACAAATGGAAGGAGACATAGCTTATGGAGCAAGTCTCTGGGAGCCAAAAGCAGACCAGTGCATGAAATGGCTGGAggaaaaagcacttaaaagtgTGGTTTATGTCTCATTTGGAAGCATGGCAGAGATTGCAGCTAAACAGGTTGAAGAAATTGCATGGGGATTGAAAGCAAGTGGTCTGAATTTCCTGTGGGTTGTGAAAGATCCTGAAGAAAAATTGCCAGATGAGTTTTTGGAGTCAGTAGGTCAAGCTGGATTGGTCGTGCCATGGTGCAACCAAGTGGAGGTTCTAGGACACCGATCGGTGGGTTGTTTCGTGACGCATGGAGGATGGAATTCGACATTGGAAGGGCTGAGCCTAGGCGTACCGATGGTGGTGATGCCGCAGTGGAGTGACCAGCCAACTAATGCGAAGTTCTTGGAGTTGTGGGGGGTTGGAGTGAGAGTTCAGAAAAATGAAGAGGGGATCGTGAGTAGGGAAGAGATAGAGATGTGTGTGAGGGAAGTCatgggaggagagagaagtGGGGAGATCAAAAGGAATGCCTTGAAGTGGAGAGAGGCTGCAAAGAGATCTGTTAGTGTAGGGGGCAACTCAGATGACAACATCAATGAATTTGTAGCCAAGCTTTCAATGCCGAAAGAAGGCTAA
- the LOC137713902 gene encoding calmodulin-binding protein 60 A-like isoform X1: MSQKRQQDDGKGRSDGTSSPDDKRRKTSFQSVVLETMRLHKVQQLLEPLLERLIRKVVKEEVEVALRKHLASMKQNCGKETDPSESRILKLQFVNNISLPVFTGARIEGEECSTVQVALVDCFSGHIVESGPESTAKVEIVVLEGDFDGEEGDDWTLEDFKNNIVRERDGKKPLLTGEVVLNLKDGVAPLGEISFTDNSSWTRSRKFRLGARVSDNFDGTRIREARTESFIVRDHRGELYKKHHPPSLLDEVWRLEKIGKDGAFHKRLSRENINTVNDFLIQLFINPSRLRNILGTGMSAKMWEVTVEHAQTCTLDKRVYLYCPPGSQETGVAFNIVGQVMGLLLEHEYVSVSKLSETQKADGHHLVISAFDHWEEVVLFEDEASLIAASSNFTNVLHTSSSPRAEDLDGSKFLASQKIGGFDYAQPSASSPDIISSIYSVGSTSGLDDYALHNIDGFGLRYDQPLSFPGQVTNSLIFDTDPMAHALFVEDHLQFSDADLQSQNMSSEPQDLHSAVDRFLPSSAVAISDKAQRGWTKLFSVLQWFSIWRIVALRRRVQDIQR, encoded by the exons ATGTCGCAGAAGAGGCAGCAGGATGATGGCAAGGGTCGATCGGATGGGACTAGTAGTCCGGATGACAAGCGTAGGAAGACCAGTTTCCAGAG CGTGGTTCTGGAAACGATGAGATTGCACAAAGTCCAGCAATTACTGGAGCCACTTCTAGAGCGTTTGATTCGTAAAGTT gttaAAGAAGAAGTTGAGGTGGCCCTAAGAAAGCATTTGGCTAGTATGAAACA GAATTGTGGGAAAGAGACGGATCCTTCTGAATCAAGAATATTAAAGCTACAGTTCGTAAATAACATCTCTCTTCCAGTATTTACTGGAGCTCGGATTGAAGGAGAAGAATGCTCCACTGTACAAGTAGCTTTGGTCGATTGCTTTAGTGGACATATTGTCGAATCCGGGCCTGAATCCACAGCCAAGGTGGAAATAGTTGTTCTTGAGGGTGATTTTGATGGTGAGGAGGGTGATGATTGGACACTTGAAGATTTCAAGAATAACATTGTAAGAGAGAGGGATGGAAAGAAACCTCTTCTTACAGGAGAGGTAGTTTTGAATCTTAAAGACGGAGTTGCACCTCTGGGTGAGATTTCTTTTACTGATAATTCAAGCTGGACAAGGAGCCGTAAGTTCAGGCTAGGAGCAAGAGTTTCAGACAACTTCGATGGAACTAGAATAAGAGAAGCAAGGACAGAATCCTTTATTGTTAGGGATCATCGGGGAGAAT TGTACAAGAAACACCACCCTCCATCTCTGCTTGATGAAGTATGGAGACTAGAAAAGATTGGCAAGGACGGAGCTTTCCATAAGCGGTTGAGTCGGGAAAACATCAACACTGTGAATGATTTTCTCATCCAACTCTTCATAAATCCTTCAAGGCTCCGGAAT ATCCTTGGGACGGGTATGTCTGCTAAGATGTGGGAAGTCACTGTGGAGCATGCTCAGACATGTACACTCGATAAGAGGGTGTACTTGTACTGCCCTCCCGGTTCTCAGGAAACTGGTGTGGCCTTCAACATTGTAGGGCAAGTGATGGGACTTCTGTTGGAACATGAATATGTTTCTGTTAGTAAGCTGTCTGAAACACAAAAG GCTGATGGCCACCACCTGGTCATTTCTGCATTTGACCACTGGGAAGAAGTAGTCCTGTTTGAAGATGAAGCCTCTCTTATAGCTGCATCTTCCAACTTCACTAATGTTCTTCACACATCGAGCTCACCAAGGGCAGAGGATCTTGACGGAAGCAAGTTTTTGGCTTCACAAAAGATTGGTGGATTTGATTATGCACAGCCATCTGCCTCTTCTCCAGATATCATCTCATCCATCTATTCCGTGGGTAGCACCAGTGGCTTGGATGATTATGCCTTGCACAACATTGACGGCTTCGgtcttagatatgatcagcctcTGAGTTTCCCAGGTCAAGTCACCAACTCCCTGATCTTTGACACCGACCCCATGGCTCATGCTTTATTTGTTGAGGATCATCTGCAGTTTTCCGATGCTGATCTTCAGTCCCAGAACATGAGTTCAGAACCACAAGATCTACATAGCGCTGTGGATCGCTTCTTGCCGAGTTCAGCTGTTGCCATATCTGATAAGGCTCAGAGGGGATGGACAAAGCTATTCAGTGTGCTGCAGTGGTTCTCAATATGGAGGATCGTGGCTTTGAGACGAAGAGTTCAAGATATTCAGAGATAG
- the LOC137713904 gene encoding uncharacterized protein At5g50100, chloroplastic-like: MTVTNQGSPTKLTLNLLVPKSQSQELWIWLQKEEEEAMAMKAAASACKIGGRQRNPSLSSIPLSLQQLKVHQIHHPQRFISAPIHQHGFKSSTRAISGTTADPMTPKTKNDQEQTPQNWKIKMLFDGDCPLCMREVDMLRERNKRYGTIKFVDISSDDYSPEENQGLDYKTVMGNIHAILSDGTVATDVEAFRKLYEQVGLGWVYAITKYEPIATIAGAVYGVWAKYRLQITGRPPLEEVLELRKKNKGEVCKDPKDCKLPE, from the exons ATGACAGTTACGAACCAGGGCAGTCCAACCAAACTAACTTTGAACCTTTTGGTTCCAAAATCTCAATCCCAAGAGCTCTGGATTTGGTtacagaaagaagaagaagaagcaatgGCAATGAAAGCAGCTGCTTCCGCATGTAAAATTGGAGGGAGACAAAGAAACCCTTCTCTCTCAtcaattcctctctctctccaacaaCTCAAAGTTCATCAGATTCATCATCCCCAAAGATTCATCTCAGCTCCTATTCACCAACATG GGTTTAAGTCTTCAACAAGGGCTATTAGCGGGACAACTGCAGACCCCATGACTCCAAAGACAAAAAATGATCAAGAACAAACACCTCAAAATTGGAAGATTAAAATGCTCTTTGATGGGGATTGCCCTTTATGCATGCGAGAG GTGGACATGCTGCGAGAGAGAAATAAGCGTTATGGTACTATCAAGTTTGTTGACATAAGTTCAGATGATTACTCCCCAGAGGAGAATCAGGGGCTGGACTACAAGACT GTTATGGGAAACATTCACGCCATCCTCTCTGATGGAACTGTAGCCACTGATGTCGAA GCATTCAGAAAGCTATACGAGCAGGTGGGGCTCGGATGGGTGTATGCCATAACTAAATACGAACCT ATTGCGACAATAGCAGGTGCTGTATATGGCGTTTGGGCTAAATATCGTCTTCAAATCACAG gCCGGCCACCTCTAGAAGAGGTTTTGGAGTTGCGAAAGAAGAACAAG GGAGAAGTGTGTAAAGATCCAAAAGATTGTAAACTCCCAGAGTAA
- the LOC137713201 gene encoding succinate dehydrogenase subunit 7A, mitochondrial-like: protein MAFLLRNSVASHLQSHSQRAQNDSLSQSRRQFHVEPGPREKALLAADPSLKRFKSHKKGVSRVKRLGDVLTIVVIAGCCYEIYVKAVMREEARNQAGASGASA from the exons ATGGCGTTCCTGCTCCGCAATTCCGTCGCTTCCCATCTCCAATCCCACTCGcag AGGGCGCAGAACGATTCGCTTTCCCAATCACGCCGCCAGTTCCACGTCGAGCCAGGGCCTCGCGAGAAAGCG CTCTTGGCAGCGGACCCGTCTTTAAAACGGTTCAAGTCGCATAAGAAGGGCGTGTCGCGAGTTAAAAGACTTGGAGATGTTCTTACCATTGTTGTCATTGCTG GCTGCTGCTATGAAATATATGTAAAAGCGGTAATGCGAGAAGAAGCTAGGAACCAAGCAGGGGCTTCGGGTGCAAGTGCATAA
- the LOC137713903 gene encoding mogroside IE synthase-like isoform X1: MENRIGQVIVVAYPAQGHINPLLQFAKRLASKGLKTTLATTPYTIKSIYAPTVRIEPISDGYNQSGFNQAPSLAAYLDSFKTVGSKTLAELILKLNASAGSPPVSCIVYDSLFPWALDVAKEFKIYGAVFLTVSASVSSMFWRVVNRGLSLLTLQETDDGRGLVNMPGLPPLAPSELPIFLSQPESETHSPYIALILEKYSRLEENDCIFCNSFQELETELLNEMQGLWPLVMVGPMVPSAYLDQQMEGDIAYGASLWEPKADQCMKWLEEKALKSVVYVSFGSMAEIAAKQVEEIAWGLKASGLNFLWVVKDPEEKLPDEFLESVGQAGLVVPWCNQVEVLGHRSVGCFVTHGGWNSTLEGLSLGVPMVVMPQWSDQPTNAKFLELWGVGVRVQKNEEGIVSREEIEMCVREVMGGERSGEIKRNALKWREAAKRSVSVGGNSDDNINEFVAKLSMPKEG; encoded by the exons atGGAGAACCGAATAGGGCAAGTAATTGTGGTCGCATATCCAGCTCAAGGCCACATAAACCCACTCCTCCAATTTGCCAAACGCTTAGCCTCCAAAGGCCTAAAAACCACCCTAGCCACCACCCCTTACACCATCAAATCCATCTACGCACCCACCGTACGAATCGAACCCATCTCCGACGGCTACAATCAAAGCGGATTCAACCAAGCACCAAGCCTAGCAGCCTACCTAGACTCATTCAAAACGGTTGGCTCGAAAACCCTAGCAGAGCTCATACTGAAGCTCAATGCCTCAGCAGGCTCACCACCTGTCAGTTGTATTGTGTATGATTCGCTGTTTCCATGGGCACTTGATGTGGCCAAGGAGTTTAAAATCTACGGAGCTGTATTTTTAACCGTCTCAGCCTCTGTCTCCTCCATGTTCTGGCGTGTCGTAAATCGCGGTCTGTCGTTGCTTACGTTGCAAGAAACTGATGATGGTCGGGGTTTGGTGAATATGCCTGGCCTTCCTCCACTTGCTCCTTCTGAGCTGCCAATTTTTCTTTCACAGCCTGAGAGTGAGACTCACTCTCCTTATATTGCTCTGATCCTGGAGAAGTATAGCAGGCTGGAGGAAAATGATTGTATCTTCTGTAATTCTTTCCAAGAGTTGGAAACTGAG CTGTTGAATGAAATGCAGGGTCTATGGCCCCTGGTGATGGTGGGGCCCATGGTGCCATCGGCCTACCTGGATCAACAAATGGAAGGAGACATAGCTTATGGAGCAAGTCTCTGGGAGCCAAAAGCAGACCAGTGCATGAAATGGCTGGAggaaaaagcacttaaaagtgTGGTTTATGTCTCATTTGGAAGCATGGCAGAGATTGCAGCTAAACAGGTTGAAGAAATTGCATGGGGATTGAAAGCAAGTGGTCTGAATTTCCTGTGGGTTGTGAAAGATCCTGAAGAAAAATTGCCAGATGAGTTTTTGGAGTCAGTAGGTCAAGCTGGATTGGTCGTGCCATGGTGCAACCAAGTGGAGGTTCTAGGACACCGATCGGTGGGTTGTTTCGTGACGCATGGAGGATGGAATTCGACATTGGAAGGGCTGAGCCTAGGCGTACCGATGGTGGTGATGCCGCAGTGGAGTGACCAGCCAACTAATGCGAAGTTCTTGGAGTTGTGGGGGGTTGGAGTGAGAGTTCAGAAAAATGAAGAGGGGATCGTGAGTAGGGAAGAGATAGAGATGTGTGTGAGGGAAGTCatgggaggagagagaagtGGGGAGATCAAAAGGAATGCCTTGAAGTGGAGAGAGGCTGCAAAGAGATCTGTTAGTGTAGGGGGCAACTCAGATGACAACATCAATGAATTTGTAGCCAAGCTTTCAATGCCGAAAGAAGGCTAA
- the LOC137712830 gene encoding LIM domain-containing protein WLIM1-like has translation MATFGGTTQKCKACEKTVYLVDQLTADNKVYHKACFRCHHCKGTLKLSNYSSFEGVLYCKPHFDQLFKMTGSLDKSFEGIPKTVRERSDQTNSKVSSLFAGTQDKCVACKKTVYPIEKVAVDGTSYHKPCFRCTHGGCVISPSNYVAHEHRLYCRHHHSQLFKEKGNFSQLSKHEEVKEVTENTDAEV, from the exons ATGGCAACGTTTGGAGGGACAACCCAGAAGTGCAAAGCATGTGAGAAGACAGTATACTTGGTTGATCAGCTCACTGCTGACAACAAAGTCTACCACAAGGCCTGCTTCAGATGCCACCACTGCAAGGGCACCCTCAAG CTTAGTAATTACTCCTCTTTTGAGGGTGTTTTGTATTGCAAGCCTCACTTTGATCAGCTATTTAAGATGACTGGGAGCTTGGATAAAAGTTTTGAAG GTATACCAAAAACTGTTCGAGAAAGATCCGATCAG ACCAACAGTAAAGTTTCGAGCTTATTTGCTGGGACTCAAGACAAGTGTGTTGCTTGCAAGAAAACAGTTTACCCCATCGAAAAG GTGGCAGTTGACGGCACATCATACCATAAGCCTTGTTTCCGGTGCACTCATGGAGGCTGTGTGATCAGTCCATCAAACTATGTAGCTCACGAGCATCGTCTCTACTGTAGGCATCACCATAGCCAACTCTTCAAGGAGAAGGGAAACTTCAGCCAGCTTAGCAAGCACGAAGAAGTGAAAGAGGTGACTGAGAACACAGACGCAGAGGTTTAG
- the LOC137713902 gene encoding calmodulin-binding protein 60 A-like isoform X2, protein MKQNCGKETDPSESRILKLQFVNNISLPVFTGARIEGEECSTVQVALVDCFSGHIVESGPESTAKVEIVVLEGDFDGEEGDDWTLEDFKNNIVRERDGKKPLLTGEVVLNLKDGVAPLGEISFTDNSSWTRSRKFRLGARVSDNFDGTRIREARTESFIVRDHRGELYKKHHPPSLLDEVWRLEKIGKDGAFHKRLSRENINTVNDFLIQLFINPSRLRNILGTGMSAKMWEVTVEHAQTCTLDKRVYLYCPPGSQETGVAFNIVGQVMGLLLEHEYVSVSKLSETQKADGHHLVISAFDHWEEVVLFEDEASLIAASSNFTNVLHTSSSPRAEDLDGSKFLASQKIGGFDYAQPSASSPDIISSIYSVGSTSGLDDYALHNIDGFGLRYDQPLSFPGQVTNSLIFDTDPMAHALFVEDHLQFSDADLQSQNMSSEPQDLHSAVDRFLPSSAVAISDKAQRGWTKLFSVLQWFSIWRIVALRRRVQDIQR, encoded by the exons ATGAAACA GAATTGTGGGAAAGAGACGGATCCTTCTGAATCAAGAATATTAAAGCTACAGTTCGTAAATAACATCTCTCTTCCAGTATTTACTGGAGCTCGGATTGAAGGAGAAGAATGCTCCACTGTACAAGTAGCTTTGGTCGATTGCTTTAGTGGACATATTGTCGAATCCGGGCCTGAATCCACAGCCAAGGTGGAAATAGTTGTTCTTGAGGGTGATTTTGATGGTGAGGAGGGTGATGATTGGACACTTGAAGATTTCAAGAATAACATTGTAAGAGAGAGGGATGGAAAGAAACCTCTTCTTACAGGAGAGGTAGTTTTGAATCTTAAAGACGGAGTTGCACCTCTGGGTGAGATTTCTTTTACTGATAATTCAAGCTGGACAAGGAGCCGTAAGTTCAGGCTAGGAGCAAGAGTTTCAGACAACTTCGATGGAACTAGAATAAGAGAAGCAAGGACAGAATCCTTTATTGTTAGGGATCATCGGGGAGAAT TGTACAAGAAACACCACCCTCCATCTCTGCTTGATGAAGTATGGAGACTAGAAAAGATTGGCAAGGACGGAGCTTTCCATAAGCGGTTGAGTCGGGAAAACATCAACACTGTGAATGATTTTCTCATCCAACTCTTCATAAATCCTTCAAGGCTCCGGAAT ATCCTTGGGACGGGTATGTCTGCTAAGATGTGGGAAGTCACTGTGGAGCATGCTCAGACATGTACACTCGATAAGAGGGTGTACTTGTACTGCCCTCCCGGTTCTCAGGAAACTGGTGTGGCCTTCAACATTGTAGGGCAAGTGATGGGACTTCTGTTGGAACATGAATATGTTTCTGTTAGTAAGCTGTCTGAAACACAAAAG GCTGATGGCCACCACCTGGTCATTTCTGCATTTGACCACTGGGAAGAAGTAGTCCTGTTTGAAGATGAAGCCTCTCTTATAGCTGCATCTTCCAACTTCACTAATGTTCTTCACACATCGAGCTCACCAAGGGCAGAGGATCTTGACGGAAGCAAGTTTTTGGCTTCACAAAAGATTGGTGGATTTGATTATGCACAGCCATCTGCCTCTTCTCCAGATATCATCTCATCCATCTATTCCGTGGGTAGCACCAGTGGCTTGGATGATTATGCCTTGCACAACATTGACGGCTTCGgtcttagatatgatcagcctcTGAGTTTCCCAGGTCAAGTCACCAACTCCCTGATCTTTGACACCGACCCCATGGCTCATGCTTTATTTGTTGAGGATCATCTGCAGTTTTCCGATGCTGATCTTCAGTCCCAGAACATGAGTTCAGAACCACAAGATCTACATAGCGCTGTGGATCGCTTCTTGCCGAGTTCAGCTGTTGCCATATCTGATAAGGCTCAGAGGGGATGGACAAAGCTATTCAGTGTGCTGCAGTGGTTCTCAATATGGAGGATCGTGGCTTTGAGACGAAGAGTTCAAGATATTCAGAGATAG